The stretch of DNA CCCCTTTGCTGGGCTACAGGCCTGACCCGCGAGGGCGGCCTTGGTTGTGCTCATGGGCCAGGCCACGGGCCTCGTGCACGCGGTCTACATGGCCGCGTGCCTTACGCAGGCAGCCACGAGCGTGCGCCTATGGCGCGCGTTGCAACGCGCGGTTGCGGTTGCACGCGCGCGTGTGGCGCCCCCTAtccattttttgatttttaatttattttaaatattttccagcgaatttaatttcaaaaaaaaaatgtttttcaaagCACTTAAGGTATAAATGTTATACACATGTCTGacaatcatattaattttataatatgcttttaattgttaaatagcaTGTTGTGAATGCCTTGTCGCATATTGGTATTGGTCATGGACTTAGAACACTACATAGATGATGTATGTGTTGCGTGGATGTatggattgttttatttgaaagcCTGCGTGCCGAGATTTTTCGTTTTTGGATAAcggttgtaaaattaattgtttaattttatttttgcttttattcTATTGTAAAAGTGGTTTATATTGAATGTAAAAGCGGGAATTCAACTGATGGAGGCACAACATGGAATGGAGTCGTCAAAGGCGAAACAATCGAGGAAACGAAGACCCTATGTAAAcgggttatgcttgtaatagttataaacgattttttttttctttttatgcaccCACATATGCACCGCACGTTTCCAATGGCTGGAATCGTGCCTAGAATGCATGTTtgagtccatgaccatatcgactacattatgcaatgtttattttacatagttgatgtataatgattaaaacgttgcatgtgtAAAGTGAGACCTTAAATTAGACCAAAAATCtcccattttataaaattaagttgTAACTGGTTAGACCTTAAAAGTTAAGGCAATTTAATCGGGGCTCTCCATCATGGTAGAGATTAGGCCATTTTGATTCGTGTGTTGAccggctatggatacataggggttgcacactggttaaaatatttttaatttctatttatcatttgataaGACGGGGATGCACAAATATTGAGACCCAAGAACCAATTATGTGAGGGGatcgatattcaactgtgcAGACTTATCAGCGTGATGGTGTAATTTAACCATattcaattgccaagaaactattatgtgaggtacatTCGACTGGgagccaaaataatatttgggccATACATGAGATGTACTGGACAAGAgttgtccacttattgaatttattattccaagaatctattatgtgaggaataataagtttgataagaatccaaatacccactGGAATTCATGCCAACATGAATTCGCATTTTCCTTTATTGGGAGTAAGGAATCTGAAAAACTTAGTGGGAGGcactgtttgatttaaagaccaaaatcaaatagttaaggaaaacaagatatctaataatctatttattttctgcagatacatcaaatggcttCATTGCACCCACTTACTAGAAATCTTAATAAGCACCAGTTAACTGGATCAAATTTCAATGATTGGCTCTTAAACTTGAAACCGATTTTGAACTTGGAGAAAATTACTTATGTATTGGATGCTCCTGTACCCTTGCCTGCTAATGATGATGGAGGGGAAAGTGTTCCACAAAACATTACTCAAGAGGAGCAAGATACTCTTACCAAGTGGCGAGATGATGATCTCACCGCTAGGAGTTATATGCTTATTTCAATGAGTAGTGAATTACAGCGTCAACATGCGAATATGTCTAACGCATACTCTATCTTTACACgcctacaagagttgtatggtgaacaAAGTCGGAGTGCGAGATATAAGATATCTAAGGCACTATTTAGGGCAAATATGTCTTCGGGAGGATCAGTGGGAGAACATATTCTCAAAATGCTCTCTCTATTAGAGAAGTTGAAAGGTTTGGGGGATGAGTTGAATCCTCACCTCcaaattgatttgatccttcAGTCTTTGCCAGATTAGTATGGAAATTTCATAtcgaatttctatatgaataaaatagagtATACTCCAGCTGAGTTAATGAACATGCTTATTACGGCACAAAGCAACATGAAATTGGGTACTGCGATGGCTGTTACCTCTTCCAATAAGACTAGGAAGgggaaaggcaagaaaaaggCCACACAAGTACCATAGGAGGCCAAGACAATAAGTAAGAATAAGGGAAAAGCtattgccaaaggaaaatgtttccactGTGGCAAGGATGGGCACTGGAAGAGGAACTGCAAAGATTACCTCAGctccttgaagaaggaagcggaaggtatgatgatagttcacgagtatttttccattgctcattgttctactttatggattctagattctagagcgacaactcatgtttgtgcttCTGTACAGGATTTGGAGCAAAGTAAAAGGCTCGCAGATGATGAGATCGTGTTGAAGGTGGCAAACGGGGCAAGAGTTACAGCCACGGCTATAGGCACTGTTACTTTATCTTTATTGCATGgacatagtttagttttaaacaattgtttgtgtgtacctggagcttttaagaacattatttctattcctgttttagtgaaagagaattatgaattttcttttaaaaataatgtttgtgagatttattttgaaaataaattgattgcttctgataattttgtcaatggtctttacattttgaatgtaacTATTGATGATGATAAAAATCTGCGTGTATTGAATAATAACAAGAGACAAAGGAATAACctaaatcccaaaattttgtGGCATCATCGATTGGGTCATATTGGGGATGACAGAATCACTAAGTTGGGGAAAGAGGGGCTTCTTGGCCCATTGGATTCTGAACCTTATCCAAcatgtgaatcttgtatcctaggcaaaatgaccaaatcacCCTTTGGTGGACAAGGGGTTAGAGTTACAGAATTGTTGAGACTCATACATTCTGATGTATGTGGGCCAATTAATGTAATGGCCTAAGGGGGTTATCAATACttcataacttttacagatgatatgtctagatatggatatgtttatctcatgagacataaatctgaatcttttgaaatgttcaaagattttaaagctgaagtagaaaatcaaactcgTAAAAAGATAAAAGCCTTACAATTAGATTGTGGAGGCGAATATCTAAGTcacgagtttgaagattttcttaaagtctcgggtattatttcacaacgcACTCCACCAGGAACGCCTCAACTGAACGGTGTTTCAGAAAGGAGGAATCAGACTATATTAGATATGGTCCGAAGCATGTTAAGTTATTCTAACTTACCATTGTTCTTGTGGGGTCATgcccttcttactgcaatataCCTTCTAAACATAGTACcttccaagtcagttcctaTAACACCACATAAGATATGGTTTGGTAGGAAACCAAgttttaaacatgttaagatttggggatgtacagtttttgtgaaaaagcttaaatcagaaaAACTTGAGACTCGATCTTTAAAGGATAATTTCATAGGTTATCCTAAggataccttaggatatgaattctatattcctgagctgcaacaagtagttgttaGCAGAAAcgtcatttttcttgaaaaagagtttattcaagaagatggaacaaaaagaaaaatagaacttggtgaagAGTTCGTCGAACCTGAATCTATCCCACAAGATGTCCAATTACAAAGTGAAGAGCCAAGACTGAGTCTTGCACCTCCCAATAGGAGGAGTGAGAGGATACCTCGGCCACCTAAGATATATGGTTTCCTAAGTGAACAAGAGTTGTTCGTAGTAGGAGACCATGATCACTCAGATGACCCTACCACTTACCGAGAGGCGATGTCAGACATCGACTCACAAAGATGGCTAGAGGctatgaaatctgaaatggattccatgtattcgaactaggtctggactcttgtagatccaccaaaaggtatagtacctattggatgtaaatgggtcttcaagaagaagataggtttggatggaaaggtagagacctacAAAGCAAGACTAATGCCAAAAGGTTATCGTTAAAGGCAAGGTGTTGACTATAAGGAAACTTTTTCTCCAGTTGTCATGTTTAAATCCATTAGGATTCTACTAGCCATTGCCGctcattatgattatgagatttggcaaatggatgtgaagatagcttttctaaatggttatatagatcaggatatctatatggaacaacctgaaggcttcacacccaagGATCAAAcagggaaggtatgcaagcttaagagatccatttatggtcttaagcaagcatccaagagttggaacattcgttttgataatgaagtcaAATTGTTTGGGTTCATTCAAAATGTTGATGAGCCCTATGTATAtaaaaaggttagtgggagcgcaATTGCATTTTTGGTCTTATACGTTGATGACAtcctactcattgggaatgatgtaggattgctataaaaaataaaagcatggTTATCAAGTacgttctccatgaaagatttgggagaagctgcCTACATTCTCGGCATTTGAATCTGTAAggatagaaccaagagattgatagggcTCTCTCAAAccaagtacatagaaagagtgttgaagaggttcaacatggagGATTCCAAGAGAGGCCTGTtgccctttagacatggaatccacctctcttGAGATATGTGTCCCAAAACACAAGAATAGAGATATcgcatgtctaggattccttatgtttcggcaataggaagcctaatgtatgcgatgttatgtactaggcctgatatcaCTCATGttgtaagtgttacaagcagatatcagtctaatccaggtaagcaacactggattgctgttaAGAACATCCTTAAATACTTGAGAAAGACTAAGGATTTGATTCTTACATATGGAACGGGAGAACTTAAAGTGGAAGGttacacagattctgatttccaatcagatgttgatgataAAAAGTCTATCTCAAGCTATGTGTTTACTTGCAATGGTGGAGTATTCAGTTGGAAAAGTTTCAAACAAGATACTACCGCCGATTCCACTACAGAAGCCGAGTATATCGCGACATCCGATGCTGCGAAGGAAGCCATCTGGATCAAgaagtttgtgacagaacttggagtggttcccTTAATAGAGTCTGTCGTGCCCttgttttgcgacaacaatgggGCCATAGTGCAAGCCAAGGAACCAAggtctcaccaaaagtccaaacacattgagaAACGCTTCCACCTCATTCGAGAGATTGTTGGCAGATGAGATGTCAATGTGCGGAGAGTAGATACATCAGagaatgcagcagatccactgactaaggctatgaaccagaagcaactagattcTCATCTAGATAgatggggtatgagataccattCAGAATGGTCTTAgggctagtgggagattgttagatataagcccttaagaccagttctagtgacacaatagagcttgatcttataattctttaaaccttatttaatggcaagttttatgtttaattgaaattgcaatatgatttgaattgaacatacaaatatcctttagtataataaggagtggataccattcttaattgttaagaataatcgagacggataatccacaatacgttatactataaatatgttcctggccatagagttcctaacttggataattagtaactcgcaaaggccagcacatcgtcttcctccttgttcgtataagataccgaaagacaagattggtgggtctcgtaccactctgtataagatacaaAAGGAAGACgggtgggtgctcgttataggaacgagttcactgaaagggactattaatattgaatcacatgggttttatctcacgggtcaatgattcaatattaactacggatttgcattagtccttagacctgagatgacatagatatctgtgtgttagtggattaggatatcagcgatattatatggttgtcctaatcagggatagccgtacgtatctatgtgcctagttcagtgacacacgaggtatgtgtgcatcagacatggaatctatcacctcgagatatacgaggaggatatCTATGCGATCCAGTAGTCACTTGAcaataaatccttggccgaggtaatatgacgatggaatttggattccgtagaggatgtgtcatattagtcaagtgtgattattggatttggtcatacgacgagatcaagagatttgacctactgacctTTAACCTattgaccgtgatctcatatctcgtcaaGATATagcatgatagagggattgTATTGCAGGGCACCatagtgtaaggttcacattctcgcttcacattaaattgggtaatcatgatatattgattaattctcgttgccaatttaattgtgaacctagaaagtctcacccaatagaaatcgttttaaaagaaaaatgggcaaatttagtaattatgaaattactaaattataagtgcaattatttagaaataagaataattaaataagtaatataattatttatttaattactaatTTTAATTGGGTTTTTTGCTAACACCTAAAGCCCGACCCAATAGCAtctagggttttagggtttcttgtctataaatataacattaaacccagaaTCCAATCAATCAATTCGTTGGATCAAAaacggaaattttagagaaaattttcgtgtccctttttctctcaagtctattgaagtcttgacggtTTCGGGTGGACCAACTCAGCATCTCAcacgtgggagatatcaggcaaGTTATCAGCTACAAAATTagatttcgtttcgaggtaacttttcgcttctgtgtcttcgatttaaccgtaagatttgaaaaacgtgataccaataaaatcagattttatttttccgTTGCGTATGATCAAATCATGTTTTCTAACACCATGAACTTGCCCAACTGACCAGTTGCAATCTCCTAAGGTGAAGTAACTCTCTGCTTGCAAATCCTATCGAAATTTGGTGAAATTGAAAAACATGGCTCTAAAATACCATTCAGAGCCTTCATGCTAATT from Diospyros lotus cultivar Yz01 chromosome 6, ASM1463336v1, whole genome shotgun sequence encodes:
- the LOC127804505 gene encoding uncharacterized protein LOC127804505, coding for MASLHPLTRNLNKHQLTGSNFNDWLLNLKPILNLEKITYVLDAPVPLPANDDGGESVPQNITQEEQDTLTKWRDDDLTARSYMLISMSSELQRQHANMSNAYSIFTRLQELYGEQSRSARYKISKALFRANMSSGGSVGEHILKMLSLLEKLKGLGDELNPHLQIDLILQSLPD